One part of the Thiothrix nivea DSM 5205 genome encodes these proteins:
- a CDS encoding efflux RND transporter periplasmic adaptor subunit, whose translation MKTILSLIFVLGLLLSGTPAAFAAEELYMCPMHPQITAHEPGKCPICGMDLVLQEHHDHASQDTPAGTPAVQVSPSTAQSMGIRTAKAGERRMARITNTVGYINYNEDALEHVHARSKGWVEVLNARAAGDPVKKGEVLLEYYSPDILEAQHELLVAKRTAHLMSEAGQKSLLATAENKLRLLDVPESLISKLRSSGEAIRRVPVLAPQDGVITNIGAREGMYIGPETELYTVTNLDSVWVLVDVFDQQMDAVKVGNMAEIRTDALPRHTWEGKVDYIYPDLVGQTRTLKARIKFDLKDAKLKPNMFVDVRIYDATRKALAIPKEAIIPAEDGARVVKMLAEGEYVPVSITTGLKSGDYVEVLDGLQAGDEIVVSGQFLLDSESNLQASFRRMSAE comes from the coding sequence ATGAAAACCATTCTGTCCTTGATATTCGTGCTGGGCTTATTGCTGTCCGGCACACCAGCAGCGTTTGCCGCAGAAGAACTTTACATGTGCCCGATGCACCCGCAGATCACAGCGCACGAGCCGGGCAAATGCCCCATTTGCGGCATGGATCTGGTACTTCAGGAACACCACGACCACGCCAGCCAGGATACGCCCGCTGGCACACCCGCCGTACAGGTCAGCCCCAGCACTGCGCAAAGCATGGGCATCCGCACCGCCAAGGCAGGTGAACGGCGCATGGCGCGCATCACCAACACAGTCGGTTACATCAACTACAACGAAGATGCACTGGAACATGTCCACGCCCGTTCCAAAGGCTGGGTGGAAGTGCTTAACGCCCGCGCCGCCGGTGATCCGGTGAAAAAGGGCGAAGTGCTGCTGGAATATTATTCCCCCGACATTCTGGAAGCGCAACATGAGCTGCTGGTCGCCAAACGTACCGCCCACCTGATGTCGGAAGCCGGGCAGAAATCCTTGTTGGCCACCGCTGAAAACAAGCTGCGCCTGCTGGATGTACCGGAAAGCCTCATCAGCAAACTGCGCAGCAGCGGCGAAGCCATCCGTCGCGTGCCGGTGCTGGCTCCGCAGGATGGCGTCATCACCAATATCGGCGCGCGCGAGGGCATGTACATCGGCCCCGAAACCGAGCTTTACACCGTCACCAACCTCGATTCCGTGTGGGTGCTGGTGGACGTGTTCGACCAGCAGATGGATGCGGTGAAAGTCGGCAACATGGCCGAAATCCGCACCGATGCGTTGCCCCGCCATACCTGGGAAGGCAAGGTCGATTACATTTACCCTGATCTGGTCGGCCAGACCCGTACCCTCAAAGCCCGCATCAAGTTTGACCTCAAGGACGCCAAACTCAAACCCAACATGTTCGTCGATGTACGTATTTACGATGCCACCCGCAAGGCGTTGGCGATTCCGAAAGAGGCCATCATTCCCGCCGAGGACGGTGCGCGGGTGGTGAAAATGCTGGCAGAAGGTGAATATGTACCCGTTTCTATTACCACCGGCCTGAAATCCGGCGATTACGTAGAAGTGCTGGACGGCTTGCAGGCAGGTGATGAAATCGTCGTGTCCGGCCAGTTCTTGCTCGACTCCGAAAGCAACCTGCAAGCCAGCTTCCGCCGTATGAGCGCGGAATAA
- a CDS encoding Hpt domain-containing protein, translating into MKLLAHETLQHLPAVILPRLISMFGDTTPALLAEIRQTADSGDLPSMGKAAHKLKGSCASLGAEHMAEICKQLQHKGESNDPEGVSDMVEGLERLYPMTLEALQEAA; encoded by the coding sequence ATGAAACTGTTAGCCCATGAAACCTTGCAACACCTGCCTGCCGTCATCCTGCCGCGCCTGATCAGCATGTTTGGCGACACTACCCCTGCCCTGCTGGCCGAAATCCGCCAAACGGCAGACAGTGGCGACCTGCCAAGCATGGGCAAGGCCGCCCACAAACTGAAAGGCTCCTGCGCCAGCCTGGGCGCTGAACACATGGCCGAAATCTGCAAGCAACTCCAGCACAAGGGCGAAAGCAATGACCCGGAAGGCGTCAGCGACATGGTGGAAGGACTGGAACGGCTCTACCCCATGACCCTGGAAGCCTTGCAGGAAGCCGCGTAA
- a CDS encoding response regulator, translated as MNIFRHTSRICLLTCILDGLMLVTLTTMAFALLQPRAFPSVISNWLPWGILGANISLTITRYRFARQLQTMGGIINKAKTAQHVAEEAVKTKARFLATMSHEIRTPMNGVIGMTRLLMNTPMSKKQSEFVESIHLSGEHLLTVINDVLDFSKIEAGKLDLKREAFDLRAAIEDILNLLHAKALEKNLELAFAVGSSIPDFIEGDMVRLRQILTNLIGNAIKFTDSGEVTIFVISRSHHGDEYELEFQINDTGPGIPPNRLDSIFEQFSRVDEKQVQRHEGTGLGLAISRHLIDMMDGRIWVESTLGIGSRFHFTIKTRKANGTLKPYLLKNIPGIADKRILIVENNPASCQALRDFCRGWGASTDAVHTSADAISRIAVGQPYDLALIESNLPGDAPLELGKYIRKRFSKQELPMILIAPPNDRHPKESVRELYNLYLTKPITRSRLFDSLMTALGEASLAATRPECSRIKPGERLPLAILLAEDNPINQVVATAILEELAYTADVVENGLLALRALQQRHYDVIFMDMQMPELDGLEATRRIRANFLPERQPVIIAMTANAMAGDRQECLNAGMNDYISKPILPETVAAALQRCFPAHKNP; from the coding sequence ATGAATATATTCCGCCACACCAGCCGGATCTGTCTCCTGACCTGTATCCTGGACGGGCTAATGCTGGTAACGCTGACAACAATGGCGTTTGCCTTGCTGCAACCACGAGCATTCCCGTCTGTTATCAGTAATTGGTTGCCATGGGGCATATTAGGGGCAAACATCTCCCTTACCATCACCCGCTACCGCTTTGCCAGACAGTTGCAGACGATGGGGGGCATTATCAACAAAGCCAAAACAGCCCAACACGTTGCCGAGGAAGCCGTCAAAACCAAGGCGCGTTTCCTTGCCACCATGAGCCACGAAATCCGCACCCCCATGAATGGCGTCATCGGCATGACCCGTTTGTTGATGAACACCCCCATGAGCAAAAAACAATCCGAGTTCGTGGAAAGCATCCACCTCAGCGGCGAACACCTGCTGACCGTGATCAATGACGTGCTCGACTTCTCCAAGATCGAAGCAGGCAAGCTTGACCTCAAGCGGGAAGCTTTCGACCTGCGCGCCGCCATTGAGGACATCCTCAACCTGTTGCACGCCAAAGCGCTGGAAAAAAACCTGGAGCTGGCTTTCGCCGTCGGCTCCTCCATCCCCGACTTCATCGAAGGGGACATGGTGCGCCTGCGGCAAATCCTCACCAATCTGATCGGCAACGCCATCAAGTTCACCGACAGCGGCGAAGTGACCATTTTTGTCATCAGCCGCAGCCATCATGGCGATGAATACGAACTGGAATTCCAGATCAATGACACCGGCCCCGGCATCCCACCCAACCGCCTTGACAGCATTTTCGAACAGTTCAGCCGCGTGGATGAAAAACAGGTACAACGCCATGAAGGTACCGGCCTCGGTCTGGCCATTTCCCGCCACCTGATCGACATGATGGACGGGCGTATCTGGGTGGAAAGCACCCTCGGCATTGGTAGCCGCTTCCATTTCACCATCAAGACCCGCAAGGCCAATGGCACGCTCAAGCCCTACCTGCTGAAAAACATTCCCGGCATTGCTGACAAGCGCATCCTGATTGTTGAAAACAACCCCGCCAGTTGCCAGGCACTCAGGGATTTCTGCCGTGGTTGGGGCGCATCCACCGACGCCGTGCACACCAGTGCTGACGCCATCAGCCGGATTGCGGTCGGCCAACCCTACGACCTTGCCTTGATCGAAAGCAACCTGCCGGGTGACGCACCGCTGGAACTGGGCAAATACATCCGCAAACGCTTCAGCAAACAGGAATTGCCCATGATCCTGATTGCCCCGCCCAATGACCGGCATCCCAAGGAAAGCGTGCGGGAACTGTACAACCTTTACCTGACCAAACCCATTACCCGCAGCCGCCTGTTCGACAGCCTGATGACCGCCCTGGGCGAAGCCAGCCTGGCAGCCACCCGCCCCGAATGTTCCCGCATCAAGCCAGGTGAACGCCTGCCGCTTGCCATCCTGCTGGCGGAAGACAACCCCATCAACCAGGTTGTTGCTACCGCCATCCTGGAAGAGCTGGCCTACACAGCCGATGTGGTGGAAAATGGCCTGCTGGCGCTTCGGGCACTGCAACAACGCCATTACGATGTCATCTTCATGGACATGCAAATGCCGGAACTGGACGGGCTGGAAGCCACCCGCCGCATCCGCGCCAACTTCCTGCCCGAGCGCCAACCCGTCATCATCGCCATGACTGCCAACGCCATGGCAGGCGACCGTCAGGAATGCCTGAATGCGGGCATGAACGACTACATCAGCAAACCCATACTCCCGGAAACAGTCGCGGCAGCCTTGCAGCGCTGTTTCCCCGCCCATAAAAATCCGTAA
- a CDS encoding ethylbenzene dehydrogenase-related protein → MTRYLPGIAITLCCGLPLSAHADMQTITVGKLKAAPQIDGSADDWRDVAGVDIPLTYLNHPEQTKTVFLKAGIFGDEVFLYSEWDDSTEDTQHKPHVWDEAQQKYVEGPQREDRFAIEWAMEGDYDANWFSGKEFKADMWNWKAGRTNPIGIAHDKMTIISKQPMQESYKAELPDGSSLYIQRPSDAGEEPYETKRYFKKQQDLMPKYLPRAVMQASMDDVKAKGIWKDGKWHLEQSRKLDTQYADDAKLIQGSSIKAAIAVFDHDDNERHFTSGTLLFKF, encoded by the coding sequence ATGACACGCTACCTGCCAGGAATAGCCATCACCCTTTGCTGTGGGCTACCGCTTTCCGCCCACGCTGACATGCAAACCATCACTGTCGGTAAACTCAAGGCCGCCCCGCAAATTGACGGTTCAGCGGATGACTGGAGGGATGTCGCAGGCGTCGACATCCCCCTTACTTACCTGAACCATCCGGAACAAACCAAAACCGTATTCCTGAAAGCCGGTATATTCGGTGACGAAGTGTTCCTCTACAGCGAATGGGACGACAGCACGGAAGATACCCAGCACAAACCGCACGTATGGGATGAAGCCCAGCAGAAATACGTGGAAGGCCCGCAACGCGAAGACCGTTTCGCCATTGAGTGGGCTATGGAAGGCGATTACGACGCCAACTGGTTTTCCGGCAAGGAATTCAAGGCCGACATGTGGAACTGGAAAGCAGGCCGCACCAACCCGATTGGCATTGCCCACGACAAGATGACCATCATCAGCAAGCAACCGATGCAGGAATCCTACAAGGCCGAACTGCCGGATGGCTCCAGCCTCTACATCCAGCGCCCCAGCGACGCGGGCGAAGAGCCGTATGAAACCAAGCGCTATTTCAAGAAGCAGCAGGATCTGATGCCCAAATACCTGCCCCGGGCGGTCATGCAAGCCAGCATGGATGATGTCAAGGCCAAAGGCATCTGGAAAGACGGCAAATGGCATCTGGAACAAAGCCGCAAGCTGGACACGCAGTACGCCGACGACGCCAAACTGATCCAGGGTTCCAGCATCAAGGCAGCCATTGCGGTATTTGACCATGATGACAATGAGCGCCACTTCACCTCCGGCACGCTTCTTTTCAAATTCTAG
- a CDS encoding hybrid sensor histidine kinase/response regulator yields the protein MRIFTNLRWLQLIDAALLSIMLGVIAMLLWFSLSDVSSKARQHQQEATAALQDAKASFLQQIELETRIDAQREAYDLLDEAFFKFANNPNSDREQLPHLHELSTELLAEYQNLTAVWPANAGEALREQLEELTGIMAGLADELDTLSPGHWQQLARDAHDTARDARELMETLESLDDAAAQQVVSTIQHSIDATSNSTAQMATRLETIKQRASWVTALLIAGLLVSRFYFSGNFKQLILKAQHAQAVAEDAVKTKARFLATMSHEIRTPMNGVIGMTRLLMNTPMNKKQLEFVESIHLSGEHLLTVINDVLDFSKIEAGKLDLKHEPLELRACIEDVLNLLTSKALEKNLELAYAVGPTIPLFIEGDVVRLRQILTNLIGNAIKFTDSGEITVFVMPRSHHGDEYELEFQINDTGSGIPEERLESIFEQFSQADNALTRRGEGTGLGLAISRRLVEMMDGRIWAESTLGVGSRFHFTIRARKGEGKLKPFLHPDIPEIVGKRILIVENNPANHQALRDFCTGWGATVRAYCTSSEAIAAIASGHAFDIGLVDSNLPNASALDFGKYVRTRYSKHEFPLILIAPPNDAHPKESVREIFNLYLSKPITRSRLFDSLMTVMGELNLVTARPEQSRLKLGERLPLAILLAEDNPINQIVAASILDEMAYKAEIAENGLQALEALRKKPFDVIFMDMQMPEMDGLEATRRIRAEFPPARQPVIIAMTANAMEGDRQQCLNAGMNDYISKPILPEAIETALQRSLPSLPRQPERV from the coding sequence ATGCGTATTTTTACCAACCTGCGCTGGCTGCAACTGATTGACGCCGCCCTGCTGAGCATCATGCTGGGGGTGATTGCCATGCTGTTATGGTTCAGCCTCAGTGACGTTTCCAGCAAGGCGCGGCAACACCAGCAAGAAGCTACCGCAGCGTTACAGGACGCCAAAGCCTCTTTCCTTCAGCAAATCGAGCTGGAAACGCGGATTGATGCCCAGCGTGAAGCCTACGACCTCCTGGACGAAGCCTTTTTCAAATTTGCCAACAACCCCAACAGTGACCGGGAACAACTACCCCACCTGCACGAATTATCCACCGAACTGCTGGCAGAATACCAAAACCTGACAGCCGTCTGGCCTGCCAACGCGGGTGAAGCACTCAGGGAACAACTGGAAGAACTGACCGGCATCATGGCCGGACTTGCCGATGAACTGGACACCCTGTCACCCGGGCACTGGCAGCAACTGGCGCGCGATGCCCATGACACTGCCCGTGACGCCCGCGAACTGATGGAAACCCTGGAGTCACTGGACGACGCAGCCGCGCAGCAAGTTGTCAGCACCATCCAGCACTCCATCGACGCCACCAGCAACAGCACCGCCCAGATGGCAACACGGCTGGAAACCATCAAGCAACGCGCTTCGTGGGTAACGGCTTTGCTGATTGCGGGTCTGCTGGTCAGCCGTTTCTACTTCTCCGGCAACTTCAAGCAACTGATCCTTAAGGCGCAGCACGCCCAAGCCGTAGCGGAAGACGCGGTGAAAACCAAGGCGCGTTTCCTCGCCACCATGAGCCACGAAATCCGCACCCCCATGAATGGCGTCATCGGCATGACCCGCCTGCTGATGAACACGCCCATGAACAAGAAACAGCTTGAATTTGTCGAAAGCATCCACCTCAGCGGCGAACACCTGCTGACCGTCATCAACGACGTGCTGGACTTTTCCAAGATCGAAGCAGGCAAGCTCGACCTCAAACACGAACCGCTGGAACTGCGCGCCTGCATCGAAGACGTGCTCAATCTGCTCACTTCCAAGGCGCTGGAAAAAAACCTGGAACTGGCTTACGCCGTCGGCCCCACCATCCCGCTGTTCATCGAGGGCGACGTGGTGCGCCTGCGGCAAATCCTCACCAACCTGATCGGCAACGCCATCAAGTTTACTGACAGCGGTGAAATCACCGTGTTTGTCATGCCGCGCAGCCATCATGGCGACGAATACGAACTCGAATTCCAGATCAACGATACTGGCTCCGGCATCCCGGAAGAGCGGCTGGAAAGCATCTTCGAGCAGTTCAGCCAGGCCGACAACGCCCTGACACGGCGCGGCGAAGGCACCGGTCTGGGGCTGGCCATTTCCCGCCGCCTGGTGGAAATGATGGACGGGCGTATCTGGGCAGAAAGCACCCTGGGCGTTGGCAGCCGCTTCCACTTCACCATCCGCGCACGCAAGGGCGAAGGCAAGCTCAAACCCTTCCTGCACCCCGACATTCCGGAAATTGTCGGCAAACGCATCCTAATTGTTGAAAACAACCCGGCCAACCATCAGGCGCTACGGGATTTCTGCACCGGCTGGGGAGCCACGGTCAGGGCATACTGCACCAGCAGCGAAGCCATCGCGGCCATAGCCAGCGGCCATGCCTTCGACATCGGCCTGGTGGACAGCAACCTGCCGAATGCTTCCGCGCTGGATTTCGGTAAATACGTGCGCACGCGCTACAGCAAGCACGAATTCCCGCTGATCCTGATCGCCCCCCCCAATGACGCGCACCCCAAGGAGAGCGTGCGGGAAATTTTCAACCTTTACCTGAGCAAACCCATTACCCGCAGCCGCCTGTTCGACAGCCTGATGACCGTGATGGGGGAACTCAACCTCGTCACCGCTCGCCCGGAACAATCCCGCCTCAAACTCGGCGAGCGCCTGCCACTGGCCATCCTGCTGGCGGAAGACAACCCCATCAACCAGATCGTGGCTGCGTCCATCCTCGACGAAATGGCCTACAAGGCGGAAATTGCCGAAAACGGCCTGCAAGCGCTGGAAGCCCTGCGCAAGAAGCCCTTCGATGTCATTTTCATGGACATGCAAATGCCGGAAATGGACGGGCTGGAAGCCACCCGCCGCATCCGCGCCGAATTCCCGCCCGCACGCCAGCCCGTCATCATCGCCATGACCGCCAACGCCATGGAAGGCGACCGGCAACAATGCCTAAACGCCGGGATGAACGATTACATCAGCAAACCGATCCTGCCGGAAGCGATCGAAACCGCCCTGCAACGCTCACTGCCCAGCCTGCCACGGCAGCCCGAGCGGGTGTAG
- a CDS encoding ATP-binding protein — protein sequence MTRLDWEEIRYLIAAEKSFVLHAPRQTGKTSTLLAMMDVLNQSGEYTALYMGVESAQAARNDVAGGMKAIVGSLVEGAANRLKDVRLREWRESVWEIHAEFGAFRELLSRWAKDNDKPIVLMIDEVDALVGDTLISLLRQLRDGYIGRPGVPFAQSVILCGVRDVRDYRIHTSHNEIITGGSAFNIKAESLRMGSFSQAETEALYAQHIAETGQVFDPAIFPELWEDTHGQPWLVNAMGHELTWKDKAARDRSTPITLEQYRAARERLIYSRATHLDQLADKLREPRVHAVISRLLAGNALATGDMPSDDLLYVEDLGLIRRFPVMEIANRIYREVIPRELTYST from the coding sequence ATGACCCGGCTCGATTGGGAAGAAATCCGTTACCTGATTGCGGCAGAGAAGTCTTTCGTACTGCACGCGCCCCGCCAGACCGGGAAAACCTCAACATTGCTGGCGATGATGGATGTACTGAACCAATCAGGGGAATACACCGCGCTATACATGGGCGTAGAGTCCGCGCAAGCGGCGCGCAACGATGTTGCCGGTGGCATGAAAGCGATTGTTGGCAGCCTGGTGGAAGGCGCGGCCAACCGCCTCAAGGATGTACGTTTGCGTGAGTGGCGCGAATCCGTCTGGGAAATTCACGCAGAATTTGGTGCATTTCGGGAGTTGCTCAGCCGTTGGGCGAAGGATAATGACAAGCCTATCGTGCTGATGATTGATGAAGTGGATGCGCTGGTGGGGGATACGCTGATTTCCTTGTTGCGCCAGTTGCGCGATGGTTACATTGGCCGCCCCGGTGTACCGTTTGCGCAAAGCGTGATCTTGTGCGGGGTGCGCGATGTGCGTGATTACCGCATCCACACCAGCCACAACGAAATCATTACCGGTGGTAGCGCTTTCAACATCAAGGCGGAATCCTTGCGCATGGGCAGTTTTAGTCAGGCAGAAACGGAAGCACTGTACGCCCAGCATATCGCTGAAACCGGGCAGGTTTTCGACCCTGCCATTTTCCCTGAATTGTGGGAAGACACGCACGGCCAGCCCTGGCTCGTCAATGCGATGGGGCATGAGCTGACGTGGAAAGACAAGGCCGCCCGTGACCGCAGCACCCCGATAACCCTGGAACAGTACCGTGCCGCCCGCGAACGCCTGATTTATTCACGCGCCACGCACCTTGACCAATTGGCTGACAAGCTGCGTGAGCCGAGGGTACATGCCGTCATCAGCCGTTTGCTGGCAGGTAACGCGCTGGCAACGGGCGACATGCCTAGCGATGATCTGTTGTATGTGGAGGATTTGGGGCTGATCCGGCGTTTTCCGGTGATGGAAATTGCCAACCGTATTTACCGCGAAGTCATTCCCCGCGAGTTGACTTACAGCACCTGA
- a CDS encoding efflux RND transporter permease subunit — protein MLTVIIRASIQNRFLVLIATLLLAAWGVVSTLRTPLDAIPDLSDVQVIIKTSYPGQAPQVVEDQITYPITTTMLSVPKTTVVRGYSMFGDSYVYVLFEDDTDIYWARSRVLEYLSQAASQLPSGVEPRLGPDATGVGWVYEYALIDKTGKHDIAQLRSLQDWFLKYELQTVSGVSEIATVGGMVKQYQVVVDPQRLRAYGLTLGEVKMAIQNGNQEAGGSVLELGEAEYMVRSKGYLSKVEDIETIPIMVDKQSGVPVLLRDIASVRIGPQMRRGIAELDGEGEVVGGIVVMRYGENAREVITNVKTKLEELKKGLPEGVEIIPTYDRSGLIDRAVENLGHKLLEEFAVVALVCLVFLFHLRSAFVAIVSLPLGVLIAFTVMHQQGINANIMSLGGIAIAIGAMVDAAIVMIENAHKHLERKEAGHDHWETIAQSASEVGPALFFSLLIITLSFIPVFMLEAQEGRLFAPLAFTKTYAMAAAAGLSVTLIPVLMGYFIRGKLPKETSNPLTRVLIWLYRPLLRACLWKPWLTLLVAVALTASAYYPLQHIGSEFMPELEEGDLLYMPTTLPGVSIGKAQELLIQTDRLIKTLPEVERVFGKVGRAETATDPAPLTMIETTILLKPKSEWREGMTLKKLIEELDKTVKFPGLTNAWVQPIKTRIDMLATGIKTPVGVKVSGPDLQQIEKIGAQLESVLKDVEGTASVISERVSGGRYIEITPRREAAARYGLNIADIQTLISSAVGGSNVTQTVEGLERYPINLRYPRYLRDDIDKLKELPLVTPSGAQIPLGKVADFKVTEGPPIIKTENARLNGWTFVDIRGVDLGSYLKAAQAKVAEDIKLPAGYSIAWAGQYEYLLRVKDKLLLAVPATLLIIFVLLYMTFRSMVEALVVMLSLPFALAGGIWFVWWLGFNFSVAVAVGFIALAGVAAEFGVIMLVYLDNAWKRHQADGKLALADLRDAIFEGAVMRVRPKAMTVAVIVAGLVPIMLGSGTGSDVMQRIAAPMVGGMVTAPLLSLLVVPAVYLIWKSRHTSS, from the coding sequence ATGTTGACAGTGATTATTCGCGCCTCCATCCAGAACCGTTTTCTGGTGCTGATAGCAACCTTGCTGCTGGCGGCGTGGGGCGTGGTTTCCACCCTGCGCACGCCGCTGGATGCGATTCCTGACCTGTCCGATGTACAGGTGATCATCAAAACCAGCTACCCTGGGCAGGCTCCGCAGGTGGTGGAGGATCAGATCACATATCCGATTACCACCACCATGCTTTCCGTGCCCAAAACTACCGTGGTGCGTGGCTATTCCATGTTTGGTGACTCGTATGTGTATGTGCTGTTTGAGGATGATACCGACATCTACTGGGCGCGTTCACGGGTGCTGGAATACCTGAGTCAAGCGGCCAGCCAATTACCCTCCGGGGTAGAGCCGCGCTTGGGGCCAGATGCTACAGGTGTTGGTTGGGTCTACGAATACGCGCTGATCGACAAGACCGGCAAGCACGATATTGCCCAGTTACGCAGTTTGCAGGACTGGTTCCTCAAGTATGAACTGCAAACCGTGTCGGGGGTGTCGGAAATCGCCACGGTCGGAGGCATGGTCAAGCAGTATCAGGTGGTGGTCGACCCGCAACGCCTGCGTGCCTACGGCCTGACGCTGGGTGAAGTGAAAATGGCCATCCAGAACGGCAATCAGGAAGCGGGTGGCTCGGTACTGGAACTGGGCGAAGCCGAATACATGGTGCGTTCCAAAGGCTATCTGAGCAAAGTTGAGGACATCGAAACCATCCCGATCATGGTCGACAAGCAAAGCGGTGTGCCGGTATTGCTGCGTGATATTGCCTCTGTGCGCATCGGCCCGCAAATGCGCCGGGGTATCGCTGAACTCGATGGTGAAGGCGAAGTGGTCGGCGGCATTGTCGTCATGCGTTACGGCGAAAACGCCCGTGAAGTGATAACCAACGTCAAAACCAAACTGGAAGAATTGAAAAAAGGCTTACCGGAAGGTGTGGAAATCATCCCGACCTACGACCGTTCCGGCCTGATTGATCGCGCGGTGGAAAACCTTGGCCACAAACTGCTGGAGGAATTCGCGGTGGTGGCGCTGGTGTGTCTGGTGTTCCTGTTCCATCTGCGTTCGGCCTTTGTTGCTATCGTCAGTTTGCCGCTGGGTGTGCTGATTGCCTTCACCGTCATGCACCAACAAGGTATCAACGCCAACATCATGTCACTGGGCGGTATTGCGATTGCCATCGGCGCGATGGTGGATGCGGCGATTGTGATGATTGAGAATGCACACAAGCATCTGGAGCGGAAGGAGGCAGGGCATGATCACTGGGAAACCATCGCCCAATCCGCCAGTGAAGTCGGCCCCGCCCTGTTCTTCTCCCTGCTTATCATCACTCTCAGTTTTATTCCGGTCTTCATGCTGGAAGCGCAGGAAGGCCGTCTGTTTGCACCACTCGCTTTCACCAAAACCTACGCGATGGCCGCAGCCGCGGGCTTGTCTGTCACGCTGATTCCGGTGCTGATGGGCTATTTCATCCGTGGCAAATTGCCCAAGGAAACCAGTAACCCGCTGACCCGAGTACTGATCTGGCTGTATCGCCCGTTACTGCGTGCCTGTCTCTGGAAGCCGTGGTTGACGCTGTTGGTGGCGGTAGCGCTGACAGCTTCAGCGTATTACCCGCTGCAACACATCGGTTCCGAATTCATGCCGGAACTGGAAGAAGGCGACCTGCTGTATATGCCCACCACGCTGCCGGGTGTTTCCATCGGCAAGGCGCAGGAACTGCTGATCCAGACCGACCGCCTGATCAAGACGCTGCCGGAAGTTGAGCGTGTATTCGGTAAGGTCGGGCGTGCCGAAACCGCTACTGACCCTGCGCCGCTGACCATGATTGAAACCACCATCCTGCTCAAGCCCAAGTCTGAATGGCGGGAAGGCATGACCCTGAAAAAGCTGATCGAGGAACTGGATAAAACCGTGAAGTTTCCGGGTCTGACCAACGCCTGGGTACAACCGATCAAGACCCGCATCGACATGCTGGCAACCGGTATCAAAACACCGGTTGGGGTGAAAGTTTCCGGCCCCGACTTGCAGCAGATCGAAAAAATCGGCGCGCAACTGGAAAGCGTGCTGAAGGATGTGGAAGGTACCGCCTCGGTCATTTCCGAACGTGTTTCCGGCGGGCGCTACATTGAAATCACCCCCAGGCGTGAAGCCGCCGCGCGTTACGGCCTCAACATCGCTGACATTCAGACCCTGATCAGTTCGGCGGTTGGGGGCAGTAATGTCACCCAGACCGTGGAAGGGCTGGAACGTTACCCCATCAATCTGCGTTACCCGCGTTACCTGCGTGATGACATCGACAAGCTGAAGGAATTGCCACTGGTAACACCATCCGGCGCACAGATTCCGCTGGGCAAGGTGGCCGATTTCAAGGTCACGGAAGGCCCGCCGATAATCAAGACCGAGAATGCGCGGTTGAATGGCTGGACATTCGTCGATATTCGCGGCGTTGACCTTGGTTCCTATCTCAAGGCTGCGCAGGCGAAAGTGGCGGAAGACATCAAGCTACCAGCCGGTTACAGCATTGCGTGGGCGGGGCAGTACGAGTATTTGCTGCGGGTGAAAGACAAGCTGCTGCTGGCGGTGCCTGCCACCCTGTTGATCATTTTCGTGCTGCTGTACATGACCTTCCGCAGCATGGTGGAAGCGCTGGTGGTCATGCTGTCGCTGCCATTTGCACTGGCGGGTGGCATCTGGTTCGTGTGGTGGCTGGGCTTCAACTTCTCGGTTGCTGTTGCGGTCGGTTTTATTGCACTGGCGGGTGTGGCGGCGGAATTTGGTGTGATTATGCTGGTTTACCTCGACAATGCGTGGAAACGGCATCAGGCAGATGGAAAACTCGCGCTGGCCGATTTGCGTGACGCCATTTTCGAGGGAGCGGTGATGCGGGTGCGCCCCAAAGCCATGACGGTGGCAGTGATTGTCGCCGGTCTGGTGCCGATCATGCTGGGCAGTGGTACGGGTTCCGACGTAATGCAGCGCATCGCCGCACCGATGGTGGGAGGCATGGTGACAGCGCCGCTGCTGTCGTTGCTGGTGGTTCCGGCGGTTTACCTGATCTGGAAATCCCGCCACACATCAAGCTAA